A section of the Spirosoma pollinicola genome encodes:
- a CDS encoding GNAT family acetyltransferase yields MEISALTLSEIDSATALWTSAGLTRPWNDPQADIKFALATPSSTVLAGRLDGAVIATVMVGFDGHRGWVYYLAVEDAHRGRGFGAAMMQAAENWLVKHGVPKLLLMIRPENDTVLKFYEAIGYSLNEVIVMQKKLGDSAN; encoded by the coding sequence ATGGAAATATCTGCTTTAACTTTATCAGAAATTGATTCCGCCACTGCTTTATGGACATCGGCAGGTCTAACAAGACCTTGGAATGATCCTCAAGCTGATATTAAATTCGCACTTGCCACGCCATCATCTACAGTACTAGCAGGCCGTTTAGATGGAGCAGTTATTGCTACAGTTATGGTGGGATTTGATGGTCATCGTGGTTGGGTTTACTATCTCGCAGTAGAGGACGCCCATCGTGGACGGGGATTTGGAGCAGCAATGATGCAAGCCGCTGAAAACTGGCTTGTTAAGCATGGTGTCCCGAAACTATTGCTTATGATCCGTCCAGAAAACGATACCGTTCTTAAATTTTATGAAGCGATAGGCTACAGCTTAAATGAAGTTATTGTAATGCAGAAAAAACTTGGAGACTCTGCTAACTAA
- a CDS encoding ArdC family protein — MPTTTHKHRTNSKTKTTTPAPESPTHNDVYSRVTGKIITDLEAGNLTWRKPWHSDHLAGQVMRPLRWNGIPYQGINTLLLWGTAAEQGYASPYWMTYKQAVELKANVCKGEKATQIVYADKFTVEDKTDNNEIVTSQIPFLKPYAVFNAAQIDGLDDRFYKRSGPAVVDTKSRNQQLETFFAETKADIYTGREASYAISTDRVQMPPFESFVSVESYYAILAHEITHWTRHPTRLDRDLGRKVYGDAGYAREELVAELGACFLAADLGFEPMPEAKHAAYIQSWLQALQNDKRLIFSAASHAQKAVEYLYSLQSSCVI; from the coding sequence ATGCCGACCACCACCCATAAACACCGCACGAACTCTAAAACCAAAACAACAACACCAGCGCCGGAATCGCCTACGCACAATGATGTCTATAGCCGCGTGACAGGCAAAATCATCACCGATCTTGAGGCTGGCAATCTGACATGGCGCAAGCCGTGGCATTCTGACCATCTCGCCGGTCAGGTGATGCGTCCGCTTCGCTGGAATGGCATTCCCTATCAGGGTATCAATACCCTCCTGCTGTGGGGAACAGCCGCCGAGCAGGGCTACGCTTCGCCTTACTGGATGACCTATAAACAGGCAGTTGAGCTTAAGGCCAACGTTTGCAAAGGCGAGAAGGCAACGCAGATTGTCTATGCTGATAAATTCACGGTCGAAGACAAGACCGATAACAACGAAATCGTAACCAGTCAGATCCCGTTTCTCAAACCCTATGCTGTATTTAACGCTGCCCAGATCGACGGTTTAGACGACCGTTTTTACAAACGGTCCGGACCGGCGGTTGTTGATACAAAGTCACGTAACCAGCAACTTGAAACCTTCTTTGCGGAAACAAAAGCCGACATCTATACCGGACGCGAAGCCTCTTATGCCATTTCGACCGACCGCGTTCAGATGCCACCGTTCGAAAGTTTTGTAAGCGTTGAGAGCTACTACGCGATTTTAGCCCATGAAATTACTCATTGGACGCGGCACCCGACCCGTCTTGACCGGGATTTAGGCCGCAAGGTGTATGGCGATGCCGGTTACGCCAGAGAAGAACTGGTTGCCGAATTGGGAGCCTGTTTCTTAGCAGCTGACCTTGGCTTTGAGCCGATGCCGGAGGCCAAACATGCCGCCTATATCCAGTCCTGGCTACAGGCTTTGCAGAACGACAAACGCCTGATCTTTTCAGCAGCATCTCATGCGCAGAAAGCCGTCGAATACCTGTATAGTCTGCAATCTTCTTGTGTAATATGA
- a CDS encoding JAB domain-containing protein, with protein sequence MEQLTLQHLFKVNEVEIVYRNKIPYQDRLQITSSSTAYEILLASWDENRLELVEQFKILLLDQKNNCLAVSGISSGSISSCTADPKIIFATALKVGASAIILAHNHPSGNLQPSEADKSLTRKLKEGGKLLDIAVLDHLIITPRSYCSFADDGLMPS encoded by the coding sequence ATGGAACAGCTTACGTTGCAACATCTCTTCAAAGTCAACGAAGTCGAAATCGTTTATCGTAACAAAATACCGTATCAGGATCGGTTACAGATCACCTCGTCGTCAACGGCTTACGAAATTCTGCTGGCGTCATGGGATGAAAACCGTTTGGAACTGGTCGAACAGTTTAAAATCCTGCTGCTCGATCAAAAGAACAATTGCCTTGCCGTTTCCGGCATCTCTTCAGGTAGCATCTCATCCTGTACGGCCGATCCAAAGATCATTTTTGCAACGGCTTTAAAGGTTGGCGCGTCCGCCATCATTCTGGCGCACAACCACCCGAGCGGGAATCTGCAACCCTCCGAAGCTGACAAGTCCCTGACGCGCAAGCTGAAGGAGGGTGGCAAGCTGCTTGATATTGCCGTACTCGATCACCTGATCATAACACCCCGGAGCTATTGCTCCTTTGCAGACGACGGCCTGATGCCAAGTTGA
- a CDS encoding toprim domain-containing protein, with amino-acid sequence MNIHDAKEIPIVEILSRLDIHPKKTSPGKHLYLSPVREEKTPSFYVYLKTNRWHDFGDGRGGDPVDLARAFLKFTREADTTADALRWIKNIGLGPYKFTPVHREPTEPEEPGLILKKAKPLQHLGLIHYLEKRGIPLELARQHSKEVHVKNQRSGKSFFALGFDNEEGGYELRNPFFKGSLGPKTISFIRGKEPKPDSIHLFEGYFDYLSAIARLQGEGFKGDTIVLNSVSNLKQIAPYIQGYGYRIAYSWFDNDKAGDTATASLADFLTTQNDLTHQRMNRLYAPHKDVNAWHMHTLDLTL; translated from the coding sequence ATGAACATTCATGACGCGAAAGAGATCCCTATTGTCGAAATTTTGAGCCGGTTGGACATTCATCCCAAAAAGACCAGCCCCGGCAAGCACCTTTACCTATCCCCCGTCCGGGAGGAGAAAACGCCGAGCTTCTATGTCTATCTCAAAACCAACCGCTGGCACGACTTTGGCGATGGACGGGGCGGAGATCCGGTTGACCTGGCCCGTGCCTTTCTCAAATTCACGCGTGAGGCCGACACCACCGCCGATGCGTTGCGCTGGATCAAGAATATCGGGCTAGGACCATATAAGTTTACGCCTGTCCATCGAGAACCTACAGAACCGGAAGAACCGGGCCTGATATTGAAAAAGGCAAAGCCCCTTCAGCATTTAGGTTTGATCCATTATCTCGAAAAGCGCGGCATTCCATTAGAGCTGGCCCGTCAGCATTCAAAAGAAGTTCACGTTAAGAACCAGCGCTCCGGCAAAAGCTTTTTCGCGCTTGGCTTTGACAATGAGGAGGGGGGTTACGAACTGCGCAATCCTTTTTTTAAAGGATCTCTTGGCCCCAAAACCATTTCTTTCATTCGCGGCAAAGAGCCGAAGCCCGACAGCATCCATCTGTTCGAGGGGTATTTTGACTACCTGTCTGCGATTGCGCGTTTACAGGGCGAGGGCTTCAAGGGCGATACAATAGTTCTCAACTCTGTGTCGAACCTGAAACAGATCGCGCCATACATTCAAGGCTATGGATACCGGATTGCCTATTCGTGGTTTGACAACGACAAGGCCGGTGATACGGCGACAGCATCACTTGCCGACTTCCTCACAACGCAAAATGACCTTACGCACCAGCGCATGAACCGCCTTTACGCGCCACACAAGGATGTAAACGCGTGGCACATGCACACGCTTGATCTAACCCTGTAG
- a CDS encoding helix-turn-helix domain-containing protein, with amino-acid sequence MKTDQEPLLDRKTAAKYLRVSPGTLAVWDCTKRYNLEPIKIGRAVRYRRSSLDKFIEDRLWKS; translated from the coding sequence ATGAAAACTGATCAAGAACCTTTACTCGACAGAAAAACAGCTGCCAAGTATCTTCGGGTTTCGCCTGGCACGTTAGCCGTCTGGGACTGCACCAAACGCTACAACCTCGAACCGATAAAGATTGGCCGCGCCGTCCGCTACCGTCGTTCCAGCCTAGACAAGTTTATCGAAGACCGACTTTGGAAATCATAG